TCATAAATCGTGAACGGAGATCAGGATTCCCTGTAAGACAACGCTGGCTTACCGAGGATTCGAGGACACAGCCGGGGAACATCTTCGTTCAATAGAATTCGAAAATAGAACTCGGGGTCCGGACTACACATTTGAGAGAACGGTGGGTCTTTGTTCTGTCAATTGTGCAGGACTGACCCTCTTAGAGCCTATCCAAAAACCTACCTCGGCAGCGGACACCCCCCTTTAATTCCCCCCTCAAGGGGGGACCAAGGGGGGTGTCGCAAAGTCCACAGGTGGTTTCTGGATAGGTTCTTAATAGCCGGAGTGATTGGTTATGGGAAAAGTCAAACGAATCGTACGTTCTGCATGCCGCATGTGTCATGGCGTGTGTCAGGTGCTGGTCCACATGGAAGGGGAGCGTGTCGTAAGGATTACTGGAGATCCTGAAAGCCCGATCAGCAGAGGTTACTTATGTCCGAAAGGGGCCGCCTCTCCGGAGCTCCTATACCATCCGGATCGATTGATCTATCCCCTCCGGCGCGCGGGAAAGCGAGGAGAAAACAAGTGGAAGCGTATCTCCTGGGAAGAAGCTCTCGATGAAATCGCCCACCGTTTCGCCGCAATAAAGGCCGAAAGCGGGTCGGAATACGTGGCCATCTGTCAGGGAACCGGCAGGCCGTTGATCGAGTTCACCGTTCGGTTCGCCAACGCCTTTGGGACCCCCAATTTCGTGTCTGTCGGCCACGTATGTTATCTGCCCAGGGTGGCGGCGAGCAAAATCACCATGGGACAGCTTCCGGTCACCGACGTTTACGGATTTGGTGGAAAGGACCCGGAGTGCATGGTGATCTGGGGCTGCAACATCACCCATTCCGGATCGGCGGACGGCATGTGCGGCGGTATGATCGAGAGGGCATTGAAAAGAGCCGGGAAGGTGATCGTCGTTGACCCGAGACGGACCAAGCCGGCAACAGACGCGACGCACTGGCTGCAAATCCGCCCGGGCACGGATGGCGCCCTTGCGCTTGCGTTGATCCATGTAATCATCACCGAAGGCTTGATAGATCAGGATTTCGTTCATCATTACACGGTCGGCTACGAGCAGCTCGCAGAGCACATCAAGCCCTTTACCCCGGAATGGGCGGCTCCCATTACCCGCATTCCCCCCGAAGAAATTCGTGCAGCCGCAAGGACTTATGCAGCTTTATCGCCCGCCTGCATGCTCTGGGGCAGCGCGACGGATGCAAGTGCGTCCAATTACCAGACGGCTCGAAGTCTGCTCATCTTGCGCGCCCTTACCGGCAACATCGACTGCCCCGGAGGCGATGTCCTCTGGGTGCCGCCAAAAGGCGTGCAGCAGAAGTCCATTTTCATGAGCTACGAACAGGATGGTGCTCAGTTCCTTCCCCCGGACAAGATAGGCCGTGCTGTCACCCTGGGGAAATATCCATTGGAGAGATCCATCCATCCGCCGACTTTCTGGAAATCCGTCGTTACCGGAGACCCCTATCGAGTCCGGGCCATGTGGATAGCCGCATGCAACCCGCTTCTGTCCCAAACGCATCCCCTTGTTATCGAAAAAGCGCTGCGGGACCACCTTGAATTCACCGTGGTCTCCGAATTTTTCATGACGCCCACGGCCGCGCTCGCAGACATTGTACTCCCGTCCGCCATGTGGCTCGAGACGGATGATGTGGTGAACCTCCACAAGATTTGGTGTGTGCTTGCACGCAAGAAGGTCGCTCAAATCGGTGAAGTCCGGGATGATCGGGAAGTCATCCTGGCGCTCGCCAAACGCCTCGGCCTGGAAGCTGCTTTTCCCTGGGAAGATTACCGTGCATACCTTGAATGGGTCCTCAGGGACAGCGGAATGACCTTTGATGAATTCAGCGATCGCGGGATACTTCAAGGAGAAATGCGCTACTACAAGTACAAAGTAAATGGATTCGACACACCCTCAGGAAAATTCGAATTCTACAGCAGCATCTCCGAAGCGCTGGGATTATCGCCCCTCCCGCAATACCGTGAACCGGCCCTTTCGCCCCTATCTTCGCCTCAAGCGGCCGAGCAATACCCCCTGATACTGACCACGGGAGCTCGAAGCAGGGTTTTCTTTGTCAGCGAAGGAAGGCAGATAGACTCTCTTCGCAAGGCAAATCCGGATCCCATCGTGGAAGTCCATCCGGCGACTGCGCAAAGCTTGGGGATCGCGGAAGGGGACTGGGTCTGGATTGAAACGATGGAAAACCGGATCAAAATGCGCGCCAAGCTTTTCGACGGCATCGCCCCCGATGTGGTCAGTGCGCAACATGCCTGGTGGTTTCCCGAAGAAGGCCCTCCGGAATACGGGTGGAAGAGATCGAATGTGAATCTTCTCTTTGGCGATACAGCCGGATATGATTTTGAAACCGGATCTGAATGCCTGCGCAGTTCCCTGTGTAAAATCTACAAAGTTGAAATGACGATGAATTCATAATAATGAGATGATGTACACTATCCATTAATGGCAGAGACGGCTCTCAACTTGAACATTCCGGCTGCTTCTCAACTGAGGAAAACAGAAAATACTAAATTGCCGTTTTTGGCTGGGTAAGAATATCATACAGCGGCAGTTTTAGGGAGCGTTGCAAACGTTGCTCAAGGGCCGCCTTCTGCTTCTCGCAAGGCTTAACGCCTTTTTCATAAATGCCGGTCATCAGATTCGCCGTGGCATGATGACCTTCCAGACAACTATCGTATCCATACTGATTCGCAAGGTTGCTGGATCCGCATCGGCGTCCCTGTTCACCTCTCTGACGTTTTCGAAGATCGCGTCGGTGTTCGCCGTTTTTTTGAACCTTGCTCTTTTCAATCGTGCGTAACCGGTAATCGTGGCGCTCCAAAATGTTGGAAATCGTCCACATGGT
This region of Desulforhabdus amnigena genomic DNA includes:
- a CDS encoding molybdopterin-containing oxidoreductase family protein, with protein sequence MGKVKRIVRSACRMCHGVCQVLVHMEGERVVRITGDPESPISRGYLCPKGAASPELLYHPDRLIYPLRRAGKRGENKWKRISWEEALDEIAHRFAAIKAESGSEYVAICQGTGRPLIEFTVRFANAFGTPNFVSVGHVCYLPRVAASKITMGQLPVTDVYGFGGKDPECMVIWGCNITHSGSADGMCGGMIERALKRAGKVIVVDPRRTKPATDATHWLQIRPGTDGALALALIHVIITEGLIDQDFVHHYTVGYEQLAEHIKPFTPEWAAPITRIPPEEIRAAARTYAALSPACMLWGSATDASASNYQTARSLLILRALTGNIDCPGGDVLWVPPKGVQQKSIFMSYEQDGAQFLPPDKIGRAVTLGKYPLERSIHPPTFWKSVVTGDPYRVRAMWIAACNPLLSQTHPLVIEKALRDHLEFTVVSEFFMTPTAALADIVLPSAMWLETDDVVNLHKIWCVLARKKVAQIGEVRDDREVILALAKRLGLEAAFPWEDYRAYLEWVLRDSGMTFDEFSDRGILQGEMRYYKYKVNGFDTPSGKFEFYSSISEALGLSPLPQYREPALSPLSSPQAAEQYPLILTTGARSRVFFVSEGRQIDSLRKANPDPIVEVHPATAQSLGIAEGDWVWIETMENRIKMRAKLFDGIAPDVVSAQHAWWFPEEGPPEYGWKRSNVNLLFGDTAGYDFETGSECLRSSLCKIYKVEMTMNS